Proteins found in one Chrysiogenes arsenatis DSM 11915 genomic segment:
- the rplW gene encoding 50S ribosomal protein L23 has translation MELYSIIKRPVATERAVILNEKFNQVVFEVDKRANKIEIKAAVEKIFSVKVSKVSVSIVKGKVKRTKFGMGKRNDWKKAFVTLADGSTIKLFEE, from the coding sequence ATGGAGCTGTATAGCATCATTAAGCGTCCGGTAGCTACTGAGCGTGCGGTTATTTTGAACGAGAAGTTCAATCAAGTCGTGTTCGAAGTTGACAAGCGGGCCAACAAAATTGAAATCAAAGCTGCTGTGGAAAAGATCTTCAGCGTGAAGGTTTCTAAAGTAAGTGTTTCTATTGTCAAAGGTAAAGTGAAACGTACCAAGTTTGGCATGGGGAAACGCAATGACTGGAAAAAAGCGTTTGTTACCCTCGCTGATGGGTCGACAATCAAGCTTTTTGAAGAGTAA
- the rplD gene encoding 50S ribosomal protein L4, whose product MPVVVNVININNEKVGEIALSDALFGGEVKTHLMHEVVVAQQAAKRQGTHAVKNRSAVSGGGSKPWRQKGTGRARAGTSRSPLWRKGGVIFGPQPRSYEKKVNKKVRKLALVSALTDKARSQGIVVFDSFALEAPKTKLAHGVMQKCSLNRKVLFVVGDYDAPQVLALRNLPYVKIIRPEGLNVYDVVNSNALVFEQSVASLIEKRGE is encoded by the coding sequence ATGCCAGTTGTAGTGAATGTAATAAATATCAACAATGAAAAAGTTGGCGAAATCGCACTGAGCGACGCTCTCTTCGGCGGCGAGGTGAAGACTCACCTGATGCACGAAGTGGTCGTAGCGCAGCAGGCAGCAAAGCGTCAAGGGACGCATGCCGTAAAGAATCGCTCAGCTGTCAGTGGCGGTGGCTCTAAGCCATGGCGCCAAAAGGGTACTGGTCGCGCTCGCGCTGGTACGTCTCGTTCACCGTTATGGCGTAAAGGTGGGGTGATTTTCGGCCCACAACCACGTTCGTACGAGAAAAAAGTCAACAAAAAAGTACGCAAACTGGCTCTTGTATCAGCTCTTACTGATAAAGCTCGTTCGCAAGGTATCGTGGTATTCGACTCGTTTGCATTAGAAGCTCCGAAGACCAAACTGGCTCACGGTGTAATGCAGAAGTGTTCTTTGAACCGCAAAGTACTCTTTGTTGTTGGCGACTACGATGCTCCGCAGGTTCTTGCATTGCGCAACCTCCCATACGTGAAAATCATTCGCCCTGAAGGTTTGAACGTATATGATGTCGTGAATTCGAACGCGCTTGTTTTTGAGCAGTCGGTCGCTTCACTGATTGAAAAAAGGGGTGAATAA